In Spirochaetota bacterium, one DNA window encodes the following:
- a CDS encoding flagellin has translation MIINNNISSIFGNRQLAIDSAMTDKNMERLSSGMRINRAGDDASGLAVSEKMRSQIKGLNQALRNTQDGVSFIQTTEGYLQEVGNALQRVRELSVQAANGIYSDEDRGYIQTEVAQMVDEIDRIGSQAQFNGLKMLSGMFSEPTAESTPAAEMYLHLGANMDERVQVQINTMNATALGIRNVGNNNPISISTQDSANIAIGTIDQALSKVNKQRADLGAYQNRLESATRSIMVGSENLQAAESRIRDTNMAQESSLLAKNQVLTQAAISMLAQANQRPQMVLQLLR, from the coding sequence ATGATTATCAATAACAATATTAGCTCTATTTTTGGGAATCGCCAATTAGCTATAGATTCAGCGATGACTGATAAAAACATGGAGAGATTATCTTCAGGTATGCGTATCAATCGTGCTGGTGATGATGCATCAGGACTAGCTGTTTCTGAAAAAATGAGATCTCAAATTAAAGGTTTAAATCAAGCTCTTAGAAATACCCAAGATGGCGTATCTTTTATTCAAACTACAGAAGGTTATTTACAAGAAGTAGGCAATGCACTTCAACGTGTTAGAGAACTTTCTGTTCAAGCAGCTAACGGAATCTATTCTGATGAAGATCGTGGATATATTCAAACAGAAGTAGCACAAATGGTTGACGAAATCGATCGTATCGGTTCACAAGCTCAATTTAATGGTTTAAAAATGCTTTCAGGTATGTTCTCTGAACCAACAGCAGAAAGTACACCTGCTGCTGAAATGTATTTACATCTTGGTGCTAATATGGACGAAAGAGTACAAGTTCAAATTAATACTATGAATGCAACTGCATTAGGAATAAGAAATGTAGGAAATAACAATCCTATTTCAATTTCAACACAAGACAGTGCAAATATAGCTATTGGTACTATCGATCAAGCTCTTTCAAAAGTTAACAAACAACGTGCTGATTTAGGTGCGTATCAAAACAGACTAGAATCAGCTACTCGTAGTATTATGGTTGGATCAGAAAATCTCCAAGCTGCAGAATCTCGTATTCGTGATACTAACATGGCTCAAGAATCTAGCTTATTAGCGAAAAACCAAGTCCTAACACAGGCTGCTATATCAATGTTAGCTCAAGCTAATCAAAGACCACAGATGGTTTTACAACTATTAAGATAA
- a CDS encoding HPr family phosphocarrier protein: MSCIEVTISNETGLHTRPGNELVKLVKSFEGSTIELEKGDRKVIGNSLLKIMSLAVKKGDMLKIHISGGDEAKIGEQLVSFFANLKD; this comes from the coding sequence ATGAGTTGTATAGAAGTCACCATATCAAATGAAACAGGTTTGCATACAAGACCTGGTAATGAACTAGTTAAACTTGTAAAAAGTTTTGAAGGTTCTACAATAGAATTAGAAAAAGGTGATAGAAAAGTTATTGGTAATTCTTTACTCAAAATCATGTCTTTAGCTGTGAAAAAGGGAGATATGTTAAAAATACATATTTCTGGTGGAGATGAAGCAAAAATTGGAGAACAGTTAGTTTCTTTCTTTGCAAATCTTAAAGATTAA
- the nagB gene encoding glucosamine-6-phosphate deaminase, translating into MQLKVLLNRHELVVSATKILVEKINNNQKEYFVLGLSTGSTVLSICEELVQYVQVDQVSLKKLIVFYAGEFVGYSKKMQQKYFELLQNNFFSKIDILPQNIYTLNGIAEDLSIECKKYEQKIVELGGIDFFLGSLGSMGELAFNGPGSSLHSRTRLKTLTSETIKADARFFGEDTSKVPSQALTMGISTIYDSKEILIVVYGIQKAFAIRSCLEKPISNMSPASILQMHPKTTFMVDKVAGRLLTTLINE; encoded by the coding sequence ATGCAATTAAAAGTGCTCCTGAATAGGCATGAATTAGTAGTCTCTGCAACAAAAATACTTGTTGAAAAAATCAATAATAATCAAAAAGAATATTTTGTATTGGGTTTGTCTACAGGATCTACAGTATTAAGTATTTGTGAAGAGTTAGTACAATATGTACAAGTAGATCAGGTTTCTTTAAAAAAACTTATTGTTTTTTATGCTGGGGAATTTGTTGGATATTCAAAAAAGATGCAACAAAAATATTTTGAATTATTACAAAATAATTTTTTTTCTAAGATTGATATCCTTCCTCAAAATATTTATACTTTAAATGGAATTGCTGAAGATCTTTCTATAGAATGTAAAAAATATGAGCAAAAAATTGTAGAATTAGGTGGAATAGATTTTTTCTTAGGTTCTTTAGGATCAATGGGTGAATTAGCTTTTAATGGACCTGGATCTTCCTTGCATTCTCGGACAAGACTAAAAACATTGACATCAGAAACAATCAAAGCTGATGCTCGTTTTTTTGGAGAAGATACTTCTAAAGTTCCTTCACAAGCTTTAACAATGGGAATAAGCACTATTTATGACTCTAAAGAAATATTGATAGTAGTCTATGGAATACAAAAAGCTTTTGCGATTAGATCTTGTTTGGAAAAACCAATTTCTAATATGAGTCCTGCCTCTATTTTACAAATGCATCCTAAAACTACCTTTATGGTAGATAAAGTTGCTGGTAGATTATTAACAACATTGATTAATGAATGA
- a CDS encoding flagellin, with the protein MIINNNISSIFANRQANIMDNKVSKNMEQLSSGMRINSGADDASGLAVSEKMRTQIRGLNQAMRNTQDATSFIQTTEGYLQEVTNSLQRVRELSVQGANGIYTDEDRGYLNLEIGLLVDEIDRISNTAQFNTMAMLDGRFSQPSTPSPIAETTGEGQEAVNTASVANNSTTSNASSGLLLHIGPNQDDNVQIYIKQLSAEGLGLRDGNGNSTIGTTTADMANLSIGKIDNALREVTSQRTELGAYQNRFQSVYQGLYIAYENTSAAESRIRDTNMARGVSDLVKNQILQQASVSMIAQANLKPQMILSLLS; encoded by the coding sequence ATGATTATTAATAATAATATTAGCTCTATTTTTGCAAATAGACAAGCTAATATAATGGATAATAAAGTGTCCAAAAATATGGAGCAACTATCTTCAGGGATGCGTATTAATAGTGGAGCAGATGATGCCTCTGGGCTTGCTGTTTCTGAAAAAATGCGTACTCAAATTCGTGGATTAAATCAAGCCATGAGAAATACCCAAGATGCAACTTCTTTTATTCAAACTACAGAAGGTTATTTACAAGAAGTAACTAACTCTCTACAGCGGGTAAGAGAATTAAGTGTTCAAGGGGCTAATGGGATTTACACGGATGAAGATCGTGGCTATCTTAATCTAGAAATAGGATTGCTTGTAGATGAAATTGATCGTATTTCTAATACTGCTCAATTCAATACTATGGCTATGCTCGATGGTAGATTTTCTCAACCTAGCACACCTTCTCCTATTGCTGAAACGACAGGAGAAGGTCAAGAAGCAGTAAATACAGCTTCAGTAGCAAATAATTCTACTACTTCTAATGCTAGTAGTGGTTTGTTATTACATATTGGACCTAATCAAGATGATAATGTTCAAATTTATATCAAACAACTTAGTGCTGAAGGATTAGGATTGCGTGATGGTAATGGAAATTCTACCATTGGTACAACTACTGCTGATATGGCTAATTTGTCCATAGGAAAAATTGACAATGCACTACGTGAAGTAACAAGTCAACGAACAGAACTTGGGGCTTATCAAAATAGATTTCAAAGTGTATATCAAGGCTTATATATTGCTTATGAGAATACTAGTGCTGCCGAATCTCGTATTCGTGACACTAATATGGCTCGTGGAGTTAGTGACCTTGTTAAGAATCAAATTCTTCAACAAGCATCTGTCTCCATGATCGCTCAAGCTAATCTAAAACCCCAAATGATTCTATCCCTATTGTCATAG
- the recG gene encoding ATP-dependent DNA helicase RecG — translation MKIPELKTIPITQHYTERQTFLLHKMGIENLEDLITYFPFRYEDRTEISCLTDLVFSQETAVIKATVIAQESFFWNKKRQIKILITDHSASAELVTFNMRGIDKSMPIGQEFYIYGKFEFRFNKIQSSNFEFEIIEKFGSATSLLGKIMPVYRLTEGLKQKEFYKIIKKAFDLSLKNIKDPIPKYFRESRNLLDKTSCIQQLHYPDTFSQLEKARVRGAYEEFLCTRIALELKRLQEIKIIKKHRYPNQAILHQFKQHLPFQMTSAQKRVIQEIFKDLNQEHAMHRLVQGDVGSGKTTVALATMILAATNGHQAAFLAPTEVLAFQHYKKIKPLLETLQIPCALLTGSISSKDRQPILEGLKIGTLPILIGTHAIFQKEVIYHNLTLVVIDEQHKFGVEQRGMLIKKGDNPDILVMTATPIPRTITLSLYGDLDISIIDELPVGRQEIQTTQVKQKQYRAMLDKLHSEVQQGRQAFVVCPFIEDNETISNVKSAEQVYKEFIKLFPQYNISLIHGRMSQVEKDQIMQEFSLNNSQILIATTVIEVGIDIPNATIMIIENAERFGLAQLHQLRGRVGRGSEKSFCFAVNYGYDADSRLDIFCSTTNGFIIAEEDLKIRGPGEILGVKQTGVPIFKLADFTKDQKILQASVNDSQLIFAKDPQLKLPIHLSLLEFLELDRSFRVFSG, via the coding sequence ATGAAAATTCCTGAACTCAAAACCATCCCTATTACTCAACATTATACAGAACGCCAAACTTTTTTACTTCACAAAATGGGCATAGAAAACTTAGAAGATCTTATTACTTATTTTCCTTTTCGTTATGAAGATAGAACTGAGATTAGTTGTTTAACAGATCTTGTTTTTTCTCAAGAAACAGCTGTTATCAAAGCTACTGTTATCGCACAAGAATCATTTTTTTGGAACAAAAAAAGACAAATCAAAATTCTTATTACTGATCATTCTGCTAGTGCTGAACTCGTTACTTTCAATATGCGTGGCATAGACAAATCAATGCCTATAGGTCAAGAATTTTATATTTATGGCAAATTTGAATTTCGTTTTAATAAAATTCAATCTTCTAATTTTGAATTTGAAATAATAGAAAAATTTGGATCTGCTACTTCTCTATTAGGGAAAATAATGCCAGTTTATCGATTAACAGAAGGTCTTAAACAAAAAGAGTTTTACAAAATAATTAAAAAAGCTTTTGATCTCTCTCTCAAAAACATCAAAGATCCTATCCCTAAATATTTTAGAGAAAGCAGGAATTTATTAGATAAAACATCATGCATACAACAATTACATTACCCTGACACTTTTTCACAATTAGAAAAAGCAAGGGTAAGAGGTGCTTATGAAGAATTTCTCTGTACAAGAATTGCCTTGGAACTCAAAAGACTACAAGAAATTAAAATAATAAAAAAGCATCGTTATCCTAATCAAGCTATCTTACATCAATTTAAACAACATTTACCATTTCAAATGACTTCCGCTCAAAAGCGTGTTATCCAAGAAATATTTAAAGACCTCAATCAAGAACATGCCATGCATCGATTAGTTCAAGGAGATGTTGGCTCTGGTAAAACTACAGTTGCTCTCGCTACTATGATTCTTGCAGCGACTAATGGTCATCAAGCAGCTTTTCTTGCTCCTACAGAAGTTTTAGCTTTCCAACATTATAAAAAAATAAAACCTCTATTAGAAACTTTACAAATCCCTTGTGCTTTGTTAACAGGAAGTATCTCAAGCAAAGACAGACAACCTATTTTGGAAGGGCTGAAGATTGGTACACTTCCTATTCTTATAGGAACACATGCTATCTTTCAAAAAGAAGTTATTTATCATAATCTTACTTTAGTGGTGATTGATGAGCAACACAAATTCGGAGTAGAACAACGAGGAATGCTCATCAAAAAAGGTGATAATCCTGATATTTTAGTAATGACTGCTACTCCTATTCCGCGTACTATCACTTTATCTTTGTACGGAGATTTGGATATATCTATCATTGATGAACTACCAGTAGGAAGACAAGAAATACAAACAACTCAGGTGAAACAAAAGCAATATAGAGCTATGCTTGACAAATTACACAGTGAAGTCCAACAAGGAAGACAAGCTTTTGTTGTATGTCCTTTTATTGAAGATAATGAAACTATAAGCAATGTAAAATCAGCAGAACAAGTGTATAAAGAATTTATTAAACTTTTTCCTCAATACAATATTAGTCTTATACATGGGCGTATGTCTCAAGTTGAAAAAGATCAAATCATGCAAGAATTTTCACTAAATAATTCTCAAATTCTTATTGCTACTACCGTCATTGAAGTAGGTATTGATATACCTAATGCAACTATAATGATTATAGAAAATGCAGAACGATTTGGTTTAGCTCAATTACATCAATTACGGGGTCGTGTTGGTAGAGGCTCAGAAAAATCTTTTTGTTTTGCTGTAAATTATGGCTATGATGCTGACTCTCGATTGGATATTTTTTGTTCTACTACAAATGGCTTTATTATTGCTGAAGAAGATCTCAAAATTAGAGGACCTGGTGAAATTTTAGGAGTTAAACAAACAGGAGTTCCTATTTTTAAGTTAGCAGATTTTACCAAAGATCAAAAAATATTACAAGCCTCTGTCAATGATTCTCAATTAATTTTTGCCAAAGATCCTCAACTTAAATTACCAATTCATCTATCATTATTAGAATTTTTAGAACTTGATAGATCTTTCAGAGTATTCTCTGGATAA
- a CDS encoding PTS glucose transporter subunit IIA, producing the protein MFNFLKKTPKVINIYSPLDGEILPLSASPDAAFAQGMMGEGICINPTQDTLYSPFDCEVNIFHTLHAIGCNDGTIEAIVHIGMDTVQLNGEGFKALAPLQGFVKNQTPLISFNKETLLSKVSTLITPVIIVEKPETATLQIIKNSGIVKAGELIMQVTL; encoded by the coding sequence ATGTTTAATTTTTTAAAAAAGACTCCTAAAGTCATCAATATATATTCTCCTTTAGATGGAGAAATTTTACCATTATCTGCATCTCCTGATGCAGCATTTGCACAAGGAATGATGGGAGAAGGTATTTGTATTAATCCTACCCAAGATACTCTTTATTCACCTTTTGATTGTGAAGTGAATATTTTCCATACATTACATGCTATCGGTTGTAATGATGGTACTATAGAAGCTATCGTACATATAGGTATGGATACTGTTCAATTGAATGGAGAGGGTTTTAAAGCTTTAGCCCCTTTACAAGGATTTGTAAAAAATCAAACTCCTCTAATTTCCTTTAACAAAGAAACTCTGTTATCCAAAGTTTCAACGCTTATTACCCCTGTTATTATCGTAGAAAAACCAGAAACAGCAACATTACAAATTATCAAAAATTCTGGAATAGTAAAAGCCGGTGAGCTTATTATGCAGGTTACTTTATAA
- the murI gene encoding glutamate racemase, whose amino-acid sequence MSFIGVFDSGLGGLSILKHLHQQFPHEEFVYLADSQNIPYGEKNKDQLKEIFNRNINYFTKAKGIVVACNTMSSLIPEIKLSKIPLYSIIDSIVQSYIQDFGNIKNVGILATSFTVEYQAYINAFYRVNFDINITQIAAPQLVPAIENNTENIIEIANQYITQFPNNIKYLILGCTHYNLLLEKFQLHYENLTIINPYNGITKQVLPIISKNTTGPIKPLVFLTTKYSDNLQSISEEIMQQNIVWQNISI is encoded by the coding sequence ATGTCATTTATTGGTGTTTTTGATTCGGGACTTGGTGGTTTGAGTATTCTCAAACATCTTCACCAGCAATTCCCTCACGAAGAATTCGTATATCTTGCTGATTCTCAAAATATCCCTTATGGAGAAAAAAACAAAGATCAATTAAAAGAAATTTTTAATCGTAATATTAATTATTTTACAAAAGCCAAAGGTATTGTTGTTGCCTGTAATACAATGAGTAGTTTAATTCCTGAAATTAAGTTATCAAAAATTCCTTTATATAGTATTATCGACTCTATTGTACAAAGCTATATACAAGACTTCGGTAATATTAAAAATGTTGGGATCCTTGCAACTTCATTTACAGTAGAATATCAAGCCTATATAAATGCTTTTTACCGTGTAAATTTTGATATTAATATTACGCAAATTGCAGCACCACAATTAGTTCCTGCGATAGAAAATAATACAGAAAATATTATAGAAATAGCTAATCAATATATAACTCAATTTCCTAATAATATCAAATATTTAATTTTAGGTTGTACTCATTATAATTTATTATTAGAAAAATTTCAACTTCACTATGAGAACTTAACAATAATAAATCCCTATAATGGAATCACAAAGCAAGTATTACCTATTATTTCAAAAAATACAACAGGGCCTATCAAACCTCTTGTGTTTTTAACGACCAAATATAGTGATAACTTACAAAGTATATCAGAAGAAATAATGCAACAAAATATTGTTTGGCAAAATATTTCTATCTAA
- the ptsP gene encoding phosphoenolpyruvate--protein phosphotransferase: MTTTKIKGISACPGVVSGKVFIFAQPEIKINNKNIVESQIEQENQLFDTGRTQAKEQLENIKRITLKNIGVAEAEIFDGHIEILLDESMEEEVKTLIKDELFSADKATQIVADQYIEMFSSMEDTYMRERAADMKDIFRRLVSNILGIHIPQLSEIDEPSIVIAFDLTPSDTAQMDKEKVLGFVTAEGGATSHVAIMSRTLVIPAIVGAREILDNVQNGQDIILDGSEGDIIINPNVEDKKFYDNKLNEYKKEVQRLAGLKNLPAITKDGVTIDLCANVGTDIDALPALEQGAKGVGLYRSEFLYMDRSNWPSEEEQTNAYANVVRAFDKDLVIIRTLDIGGDKSLDYFTFPHELNPFLGWRALRVCLDKVDIFKTQLRSILQASAHGKVGIMYPMVISLEEVQRANELLEECKKELLAEGIDFDPKIQRGVMIETPSAAMIANELADLVDFFSYGTNDLTQYTLAVDRGNPHIVKLYDSFHPSVLRLMAQATAAANAKNVWVGVCGELGGHPLATLFLIGIGVKELSMSAISIPKIKEIIRATTMTEAKEIAQKVLSLGTGAEIQKFLEESLEKVLNK, from the coding sequence ATGACTACAACTAAAATAAAAGGTATATCCGCTTGCCCAGGAGTTGTTTCAGGAAAAGTATTTATCTTTGCACAACCAGAAATCAAAATTAATAATAAAAATATTGTAGAATCACAAATAGAACAAGAAAATCAATTGTTTGATACAGGGCGTACTCAAGCAAAAGAACAATTAGAAAATATCAAGAGAATCACTTTAAAAAATATCGGTGTAGCCGAGGCTGAGATTTTTGATGGACATATAGAAATTTTACTTGATGAAAGTATGGAAGAAGAAGTTAAAACATTAATCAAAGATGAGCTATTTTCTGCTGATAAAGCAACACAAATCGTAGCAGACCAATATATAGAAATGTTTAGTTCTATGGAAGATACTTATATGCGAGAAAGAGCTGCTGATATGAAAGATATATTTAGACGCCTTGTATCTAATATTTTGGGTATTCATATTCCTCAATTATCAGAAATAGATGAGCCTTCTATTGTGATTGCATTTGATTTAACACCTTCTGATACGGCTCAAATGGACAAAGAAAAAGTACTAGGATTTGTAACTGCCGAAGGTGGTGCTACTTCGCATGTTGCTATTATGTCTCGCACTTTAGTAATTCCTGCCATTGTAGGAGCTAGAGAAATTTTGGATAATGTTCAAAATGGTCAAGATATTATTTTAGATGGTTCTGAAGGTGATATTATTATTAATCCAAATGTCGAAGATAAAAAATTTTATGATAACAAACTAAACGAATACAAAAAAGAAGTTCAAAGACTTGCAGGGCTCAAAAATTTACCTGCTATTACCAAAGATGGAGTAACTATTGATCTCTGTGCTAATGTTGGTACTGATATTGATGCTTTACCGGCATTAGAGCAGGGTGCAAAAGGTGTTGGATTGTATCGTAGTGAATTTCTTTATATGGATAGATCCAATTGGCCTTCAGAAGAAGAACAAACAAATGCCTATGCTAATGTAGTTCGTGCCTTTGATAAAGATCTTGTTATTATTAGAACACTAGATATTGGTGGTGATAAGAGTTTAGATTATTTTACATTTCCTCATGAATTGAATCCTTTCTTAGGTTGGAGAGCTCTAAGAGTATGTTTGGATAAAGTTGATATTTTCAAAACTCAATTGAGATCTATTTTACAAGCTTCTGCTCATGGTAAAGTTGGTATTATGTATCCTATGGTTATTTCTTTAGAAGAAGTTCAGCGTGCTAATGAATTATTAGAAGAATGTAAAAAAGAACTTTTAGCGGAAGGAATAGATTTTGATCCTAAAATTCAACGAGGGGTCATGATAGAAACTCCATCAGCAGCAATGATAGCGAATGAATTAGCAGATCTTGTTGATTTCTTTAGTTATGGTACTAATGATCTAACACAGTATACTCTTGCAGTAGATAGAGGTAACCCACATATTGTTAAGCTATATGATTCATTCCATCCTTCAGTACTGCGTCTTATGGCTCAAGCAACGGCTGCAGCAAATGCTAAAAATGTTTGGGTTGGTGTTTGTGGAGAATTGGGAGGACATCCTCTTGCTACTTTATTTTTGATAGGTATAGGGGTAAAAGAATTAAGTATGAGTGCGATTAGTATTCCTAAAATCAAAGAAATTATTCGTGCAACAACAATGACAGAAGCTAAAGAAATTGCTCAAAAAGTTCTTTCTTTAGGTACAGGTGCAGAAATACAAAAATTCTTAGAAGAATCACTTGAAAAAGTATTAAATAAATAA
- the nagA gene encoding N-acetylglucosamine-6-phosphate deacetylase yields MRLIITEEHVGDWAAYFIAKRILDFNPTEQNPFILGIPGGGTVLPMYERLVQFHRDGVLSFKNIVFFNTGEYLGISPSNVNSFYSTINTRFFNFVDAELKNIHLLNSLAEDIKEEGQRYEELIKSYGGVHLWICGLGDDGHLAFNEPGSSLTSRTRDKELTFETRVANAKFFNGKVELVPKIALTIGVGTLLDAQEIVVLAQGSAKARALQVSIEEGINHLYPASALQMHTKATFVASEEAVVDIRVRTYRYHKEVEAKNIHPKILIKGLYKSYYALVNARVFDGDKFLDNATVIIENDRIKSIEMDSSLDIVMTKIDLKGKIIVPGYIDLQVNGCGGADINHDISLDTLQVLHETNIKHGVTSIAPTLITTSDERILEAIDLINHLENPELLGIIAWHFEGPYLSKIKKGIHEEKYIRKPSIAILDAIINTNISRKIVTLAPEEVDSVHIKKLADAGVIVSMGHTNGTFAQISEKIPSGLTMATHLYNAMKPFDSREPGAVGTVLESDNIYAGIIVDGIHCNYASVDIAYKSLGDHLFLVSDSSAPAGTDIKEFEFGGRKIYHRDGRCIAEDGTLAGVAILMDKCVQNLVKYVKVPLEDAFRMASLYPARSINKDDEYGYLKPGYKADITILDTDLKVHGVVSNGRYIPVEN; encoded by the coding sequence ATGAGATTAATTATCACAGAAGAACATGTTGGTGATTGGGCTGCCTATTTTATAGCAAAAAGAATACTTGATTTTAACCCTACAGAGCAAAATCCTTTTATTTTGGGAATACCTGGGGGTGGGACTGTCTTACCTATGTATGAAAGACTTGTTCAGTTTCATAGAGATGGGGTATTATCTTTTAAAAATATAGTTTTTTTTAATACAGGAGAGTATTTAGGGATATCTCCCTCTAATGTTAATAGTTTTTACTCAACTATTAATACAAGATTTTTTAATTTTGTTGATGCAGAACTCAAAAATATTCATTTACTAAATTCTTTGGCAGAAGATATAAAAGAAGAAGGGCAACGCTACGAAGAATTAATCAAATCTTACGGGGGTGTTCACTTGTGGATTTGTGGCTTGGGAGATGATGGACATTTGGCATTTAATGAACCGGGCTCTTCTTTAACATCACGCACAAGAGATAAAGAATTAACTTTTGAAACGCGTGTTGCGAATGCAAAATTTTTTAACGGCAAGGTAGAATTAGTTCCCAAAATCGCATTAACTATTGGAGTGGGAACACTTCTCGATGCACAAGAAATTGTCGTATTAGCTCAAGGCTCTGCCAAAGCAAGGGCTTTACAAGTAAGTATTGAAGAAGGAATCAATCATCTATATCCTGCTTCAGCATTGCAAATGCATACAAAAGCAACATTTGTTGCAAGTGAAGAAGCTGTAGTAGATATTAGAGTCAGAACTTATCGGTATCATAAAGAAGTAGAAGCTAAAAATATTCATCCCAAAATTTTGATTAAAGGATTGTATAAATCTTATTATGCGTTAGTTAATGCTAGAGTATTTGACGGTGATAAGTTTCTTGATAATGCAACAGTGATTATTGAAAATGATAGAATAAAAAGTATAGAAATGGATTCTTCTTTAGATATTGTTATGACAAAAATAGATCTCAAAGGAAAAATAATTGTTCCTGGATACATAGATCTTCAAGTTAATGGTTGTGGTGGAGCTGATATTAATCATGATATTTCTTTAGATACTTTACAAGTATTACACGAAACAAATATCAAACATGGAGTAACATCTATAGCACCAACATTAATTACAACAAGTGATGAGCGTATTTTAGAAGCTATAGATCTTATTAATCATCTCGAAAATCCAGAATTATTGGGAATTATTGCTTGGCATTTTGAAGGACCATATCTTTCTAAAATCAAAAAAGGTATTCACGAAGAAAAATATATTAGAAAGCCATCTATAGCAATTTTAGATGCGATTATAAATACTAATATTTCACGCAAAATAGTCACCTTAGCCCCAGAAGAAGTAGATAGTGTGCATATCAAAAAATTAGCAGATGCTGGTGTAATTGTTTCTATGGGTCATACTAATGGGACTTTTGCTCAAATATCAGAAAAAATACCTAGTGGTCTTACTATGGCGACACATTTGTACAATGCCATGAAACCTTTTGACTCTCGAGAACCGGGAGCTGTAGGAACAGTGTTGGAAAGCGATAATATTTATGCAGGAATTATTGTAGATGGAATTCATTGTAATTATGCTTCTGTGGATATAGCTTACAAATCATTAGGAGATCATCTATTTTTGGTGAGCGATTCATCTGCTCCTGCAGGTACTGATATAAAAGAATTTGAATTTGGTGGACGGAAAATTTATCATAGAGATGGTAGATGTATTGCTGAAGATGGTACTTTAGCTGGAGTTGCTATTTTGATGGATAAATGTGTTCAGAATTTAGTGAAGTATGTCAAAGTACCACTAGAAGATGCTTTTAGAATGGCTTCTCTTTATCCAGCGCGTTCTATTAACAAAGATGATGAATATGGATATCTCAAACCTGGTTATAAGGCTGATATTACCATATTAGATACAGATTTGAAAGTACATGGTGTAGTATCGAATGGACGCTATATACCAGTTGAAAATTAA